A genome region from Clostridia bacterium includes the following:
- the asnS gene encoding asparagine--tRNA ligase, which produces MKRTFIKDLYFNTPSSGEELLVCGWIKTIRNDKFIELSDGTCFNKLQVVAEKENLANFDEVVKQNVGAAIRVKGEFVLTPEAKQPFELLAKEIVIEGASTPDFPIQKKAASLEFLREQAYLRPRTNTFNAVFRIRSVLAQAIHRYFADHGFIYVHTPIVTASDCEGAGEMFQITTLDMNDVPRTDKGEIDYSKDFFGKKTSLTVSGQLNVETFCMAFSNVYTFGPTFRAENSNTSRHAAEFWMIEPEIAFADLKDNMALVEDLLKFSVRYTLDRCAQDIEFLNKFVDKDLLNRLNKMLDLKFKEVKYTEAIKILQECGEKFEYPVYWGCDLQSEHERYLTEKHFKRPIFLTDYPKDIKAFYMRMNEDGKTVAAMDLLVPGIGELVGGSQREERLDYLDKRMDELGLKKEDYWWYRNLRVYGGTKHSGFGIGFERLVMYVTGIQNIRDVLPFPRTVKNAEF; this is translated from the coding sequence ATGAAAAGGACTTTTATCAAAGATTTGTATTTTAATACCCCTTCTTCGGGCGAAGAACTCCTCGTCTGCGGTTGGATCAAAACCATTCGCAACGATAAATTCATCGAACTTTCGGACGGCACCTGCTTCAATAAGCTCCAAGTCGTCGCGGAAAAAGAAAATCTCGCGAATTTCGACGAGGTCGTCAAGCAGAACGTAGGCGCGGCGATCCGCGTCAAAGGCGAATTCGTTTTGACCCCCGAAGCCAAGCAACCCTTCGAGCTTCTCGCGAAAGAGATCGTCATCGAAGGCGCTTCCACCCCCGATTTCCCGATCCAAAAGAAAGCGGCGTCCTTGGAATTCTTGCGCGAGCAAGCCTATCTCCGCCCGCGGACGAACACCTTTAACGCGGTCTTCCGCATCCGCTCCGTCCTCGCGCAGGCGATCCACCGCTATTTTGCCGATCACGGATTTATTTACGTCCACACGCCGATCGTCACCGCGAGCGACTGCGAAGGCGCGGGCGAAATGTTTCAGATCACGACCCTCGATATGAACGACGTCCCGAGGACGGATAAGGGCGAGATCGATTATTCCAAAGATTTCTTCGGCAAAAAGACCAGTTTGACCGTCTCCGGTCAGCTCAACGTCGAAACCTTCTGCATGGCGTTCAGTAACGTCTATACGTTCGGTCCCACCTTCCGCGCCGAAAACAGCAACACCTCGCGCCACGCCGCGGAGTTTTGGATGATCGAGCCGGAAATCGCGTTCGCCGACCTCAAAGACAATATGGCGCTCGTGGAAGACCTTTTGAAATTCTCCGTCCGCTACACCTTGGATCGTTGCGCGCAGGATATCGAGTTTTTGAATAAGTTCGTCGATAAAGACCTTTTGAATCGCTTAAACAAAATGCTCGATCTCAAATTCAAAGAAGTCAAGTACACCGAAGCGATCAAGATCCTGCAAGAATGCGGTGAAAAATTCGAGTATCCCGTCTACTGGGGATGCGACCTGCAATCCGAGCACGAGCGTTATCTGACCGAAAAGCACTTTAAGCGCCCGATCTTCCTGACCGACTATCCGAAAGATATCAAGGCGTTCTATATGCGTATGAACGAGGACGGCAAGACCGTCGCGGCGATGGACCTTCTCGTCCCCGGAATCGGCGAACTCGTCGGCGGAAGCCAAAGAGAAGAAAGGCTCGATTACCTCGACAAGAGAATGGACGAGCTCGGTCTCAAAAAAGAGGATTATTGGTGGTACAGAAATCTCCGCGTCTACGGCGGAACGAAGCACTCAGGCTTCGGTATCGGCTTCGAAAGGCTCGTTATGTACGTCACGGGAATCCAAAACATCCGCGACGTGCTTCCCTTCCCGCGCACCGTTAAAAACGCGGAGTTTTAA
- a CDS encoding P-II family nitrogen regulator: MEEVQCSLIVVVVNKGFADLVMDAARASGATGGTIMTGRGTGGEKAKRFFAMNIQEEKEVAIILVKEEIRADVMKEISKAVGLDTPGRGIVFSLPVEESFGLTFVPFKEEG, translated from the coding sequence ATGGAAGAAGTACAATGCAGTTTGATCGTCGTCGTCGTCAATAAAGGATTTGCCGATCTCGTCATGGACGCGGCGCGCGCTTCGGGCGCGACGGGCGGAACGATCATGACGGGTCGCGGCACGGGCGGCGAAAAAGCCAAGCGTTTCTTCGCGATGAACATTCAGGAAGAAAAAGAAGTCGCGATCATCCTCGTCAAAGAGGAGATCCGCGCGGACGTCATGAAAGAGATCTCGAAGGCCGTAGGGCTCGACACGCCGGGACGCGGCATCGTCTTTTCTCTCCCCGTCGAGGAGAGTTTCGGCTTGACTTTCGTTCCCTTCAAAGAAGAGGGCTAA
- a CDS encoding DUF1538 domain-containing protein has translation MIFSKIKESLASTLPIAILVAILSFTLAPLPLRLFFSFLIGCALVIAGMSLFSIGAEVAMIPIGEMVGSTTTKTRNLTLIIVVALLIGMIITVAEPDLSVLASGLSSSINKWLLIALVAVGVGVFLALSMLRVIFGISLRLLLIVSYALVFALALLLTLLGKEAFLPLSFDSGGVTTGPMTVPFVIAMGVGVSAIGGRTGTDESFGFVALASIGPLLSVMLLGLFSDVSAVRAETEILSGPLLRVYGLTFLNQLRDMAIAIGPIAVFFLIFRFSANKNLPVLAFWRIVFGLLYTYLGLVLFMTGAHAGFSAAGEEIGRRLGENHGYVLLPLGCLIGFMIVAAEPAVHVLNDQIEKISGGAIKKTHVLLTLMIGVGLSVGLSMLRILFRFSIWWLVLPGYAIAILLSFFTPKSYTAIAFDSGGVASGPMTATFLLPLAAGACLAINGEEDIIKYAYGLVAMVAMSPLIVLQGLGLTVTLRAKLAEKKKTEAPRIPAPAFAAEEIEELPELSAEPASALEEVGAINAPAEIAEQQSEEIEIIDLD, from the coding sequence ATGATTTTTTCCAAAATAAAAGAAAGTTTAGCTTCGACTCTGCCCATCGCGATCCTCGTCGCGATCCTTTCTTTTACCCTTGCGCCCTTGCCTTTGCGCCTTTTCTTTTCCTTTCTGATCGGTTGCGCGCTCGTGATCGCGGGAATGAGTTTATTCTCGATCGGCGCGGAAGTCGCGATGATCCCGATCGGCGAAATGGTCGGTTCCACGACGACGAAGACACGAAATCTTACCCTGATCATCGTCGTCGCGCTTTTGATCGGAATGATCATAACGGTCGCCGAACCCGATCTCTCCGTCCTCGCTTCGGGGCTTTCCTCATCGATCAATAAATGGCTTTTGATCGCCCTCGTCGCGGTCGGCGTCGGCGTGTTTTTGGCGCTTTCGATGCTCCGCGTGATCTTCGGGATCTCCCTTCGCCTTCTTTTGATCGTCTCTTACGCCCTCGTCTTCGCGCTCGCGCTCCTCTTGACCTTGCTCGGAAAAGAAGCGTTCCTGCCTCTTTCTTTTGACAGCGGCGGCGTAACGACCGGTCCGATGACCGTTCCGTTCGTCATCGCGATGGGCGTCGGCGTTTCCGCGATCGGCGGCAGGACGGGAACGGACGAAAGTTTCGGCTTCGTCGCGCTCGCGTCGATCGGACCTCTTCTCTCCGTTATGTTGCTCGGGCTTTTCTCGGACGTTTCGGCGGTACGCGCCGAAACGGAGATCCTCTCCGGTCCTCTTCTTCGGGTCTACGGACTGACTTTCCTGAATCAACTTCGCGACATGGCGATCGCGATCGGACCGATCGCCGTCTTCTTCCTGATCTTTCGCTTTTCCGCAAACAAGAATTTGCCCGTTTTGGCGTTTTGGCGCATCGTTTTCGGCTTGCTGTACACCTATCTCGGGCTCGTCCTCTTTATGACGGGCGCGCACGCGGGTTTCAGCGCGGCGGGCGAAGAGATCGGAAGGCGGCTCGGCGAAAATCACGGCTACGTCCTTCTTCCGCTCGGCTGTCTGATCGGTTTTATGATCGTTGCGGCGGAACCCGCCGTCCACGTCCTGAACGATCAGATCGAAAAGATCAGCGGCGGCGCGATCAAAAAGACGCACGTCCTTTTGACCTTGATGATCGGCGTCGGGCTGTCCGTCGGGCTTTCGATGCTCCGCATCCTTTTCCGATTCAGCATTTGGTGGCTCGTCCTCCCCGGCTACGCCATCGCGATCCTGCTTTCCTTTTTTACGCCGAAGAGTTACACGGCGATCGCGTTTGACAGCGGCGGCGTCGCGAGCGGGCCGATGACGGCGACTTTTCTTCTCCCTCTTGCGGCGGGCGCGTGTCTCGCGATCAACGGAGAAGAGGATATCATCAAATACGCCTATGGGCTCGTGGCGATGGTCGCGATGTCTCCGCTGATCGTTCTGCAAGGGCTCGGGCTTACCGTAACTTTGAGAGCGAAACTCGCGGAAAAGAAGAAAACGGAAGCGCCTCGGATCCCCGCCCCCGCCTTTGCTGCGGAAGAGATCGAAGAATTGCCCGAGCTCTCCGCGGAGCCCGCCTCCGCGCTTGAAGAAGTCGGCGCGATTAACGCTCCCGCCGAAATCGCGGAGCAACAATCCGAAGAAATCGAGATCATCGACCTCGATTAA